The Planktothrix tepida PCC 9214 genome window below encodes:
- a CDS encoding tetratricopeptide repeat protein yields the protein MIEVDNLQFVSAAVWLGESYRVLGNDGASHQWWEEACVRSQELRMFNPVIADYWLGRALEGLGDVVGAIKVYRNALSQQLLYPARGEVEVALKRLKALLRKD from the coding sequence TTGATAGAAGTTGATAATCTGCAATTTGTCTCGGCTGCGGTGTGGCTAGGAGAAAGTTATCGGGTACTGGGGAATGATGGGGCGAGTCACCAGTGGTGGGAAGAAGCTTGCGTGCGAAGTCAGGAACTGAGGATGTTCAACCCCGTTATAGCTGATTACTGGTTAGGGAGGGCTTTAGAGGGGTTAGGGGATGTTGTAGGGGCAATCAAGGTTTATCGCAATGCCTTGAGTCAACAGTTACTTTATCCGGCTCGTGGGGAGGTTGAAGTGGCTTTGAAACGGCTAAAAGCTTTATTGCGGAAGGATTAA
- a CDS encoding IS4 family transposase → MSSPPLCSGFSPFFSKPQLSVASLWLPIIEHLIKTHFSKDKRLFVSCDRTQWKDYNLFVVSVIWAKRAWPIYWNFLDKRGCSNLSEQQALLRPVIRMLKSYDYVVVGDREFHSVELAKWLQAEGVAFAFRQKADTYIQLKGEDFQQLKSLDLSPGMKRFLTGVKVTKSKGFGKVALACYWKRTYKSRNLDEPWYILTNLGNLEETLAAYKARSGIEAMFKDCVRLVG, encoded by the coding sequence TTGTCTTCTCCTCCCCTCTGTTCTGGCTTTTCGCCTTTTTTCAGCAAGCCCCAATTAAGTGTAGCGTCCCTGTGGTTGCCGATAATTGAACACCTGATCAAAACCCATTTTAGTAAAGATAAGCGTTTATTTGTAAGCTGTGATAGAACCCAATGGAAAGATTATAATTTGTTTGTCGTTAGTGTGATTTGGGCGAAAAGAGCTTGGCCGATTTATTGGAATTTTTTAGACAAACGAGGGTGTAGTAACTTATCAGAACAACAAGCATTACTGCGTCCTGTTATCCGAATGTTGAAAAGTTATGATTATGTGGTAGTTGGAGACCGCGAATTTCATAGCGTAGAACTCGCCAAATGGCTTCAAGCAGAAGGCGTAGCTTTTGCTTTCCGTCAAAAAGCAGATACCTACATTCAGTTAAAAGGCGAAGATTTTCAACAATTAAAGTCCCTAGATTTATCACCCGGAATGAAAAGATTTTTAACGGGAGTTAAAGTCACTAAAAGTAAGGGGTTTGGAAAAGTAGCACTCGCTTGTTACTGGAAGCGAACATATAAAAGTAGGAACCTAGATGAACCTTGGTACATCTTAACAAATTTGGGCAATTTGGAAGAAACTCTAGCTGCCTATAAAGCCAGGAGTGGAATTGAAGCGATGTTCAAAGATTGTGTGCGACTCGTTGGCTAG
- a CDS encoding NB-ARC domain-containing protein, with the protein MSQFYGRIEELAQLQQWILQEECRLIAVLGMGGIGKTSLSVQLAQKIYPQFEFVIWRSLRNAPPLTEILMDLIQFLAQETELNLSPDPHRQISQLIDFLRTSRCLIILDNTESILQDGNRVGRYYPGYENYGDLFKRLGETQHQSCLLLTSREKPREIAALEGQTQKVRSLPLLGLEPENCQEIIQSKGVAGSFEQWQTLIERYAGNPLALKIVTTTIYDLFGGNVGEFLEQIQQGTAIFGDVRDILEQQLGRISELELETMHWLAINREPCTVVDLRKDLLSIISPIELIEALESLSRRSLIEKSAGSFTQQPVVMEYMIERLIEKNLQEIETETINILNQYPLIKSQAKDYIRESQTRLILQPIVQKLLSRYRISGELNQKFKVLIERLKQHRHSSGYGGGNIINLCHSLDLDLADYDFSQLTIWQAYLQDANLQNVDFSGSDLSRSVFAKTLGHSLTVALGANGILATGDAEGKIILWTVEDGQQLLVCQGQVGGVKSVTFNHDGTLLASGSDDESVRLWKVSTGECLNRWREHQGSVNCVCFSPDGDWLASGSNDKTVRVWDTRSGQCVHHFTDHTDSIRTIAFSPDGDTLASCSEDQTVKLWNLQTGDCLRTFYGHNAWNWAVTFVRSASIPGKIHAIASSTDEEAVRLWDVNTGHSFHTFHGHQDSVWIVVFSPDGELLASSSDDQTVKLWNLRRGTCLKTLPGLESQVCSLAFSPDSQTLATGSVDRMVQLWDVKTGQRLRTLRGHRHQVWSFVLSPNGRRLASGSDDDKVRLWDVQTGRCLKQLQGHQDWVWSVAFSPDGSLIASGSYDRTVKLWDTQTGECLKTLHGHSDRIQAVMFSAEGRLLASASDDQTVKLWDVQTGELLQTLEGHQRWVGSVAFSPQTSILASGSNDQTIRLWDVETGDCLAVLEGHNDRVHVLTFASKGSILVSGSYDRSVKCWAVETGECLQTWRGEIERVQGILLTLEGQIWVSGSHDHDIRLWDIATGNCVKHLEGHSHPVWSVHVDAQGHFLASGSHDQGIKVWDLHTQECLKTLRADKPYNGLNITGVTGITTAQKVTLKALGAVDLNPERIL; encoded by the coding sequence GTGTCTCAGTTTTATGGCAGAATTGAAGAACTGGCTCAACTCCAACAATGGATTTTACAGGAAGAATGCCGCCTCATTGCGGTGTTAGGAATGGGAGGAATTGGGAAAACCTCTTTATCGGTACAGTTAGCTCAAAAAATCTATCCCCAGTTTGAATTTGTGATTTGGCGATCGCTGCGAAATGCACCGCCTTTAACGGAAATTTTAATGGATTTAATTCAATTTCTCGCTCAGGAAACGGAGTTGAATTTGTCTCCCGACCCCCATCGGCAAATTTCCCAATTGATCGATTTTTTACGCACTTCTCGATGTTTAATTATTTTAGATAATACAGAATCAATTTTACAAGACGGAAATCGAGTCGGACGCTATTATCCCGGCTATGAAAATTATGGAGATTTATTTAAACGTCTGGGAGAAACTCAACATCAAAGCTGTCTCCTGCTCACCAGTCGGGAAAAACCTAGAGAAATTGCCGCTTTAGAAGGTCAAACCCAGAAAGTCCGGTCTTTACCTTTATTAGGATTAGAACCGGAAAATTGTCAAGAAATTATTCAATCTAAAGGCGTTGCAGGTTCCTTTGAACAATGGCAAACCTTAATTGAACGCTATGCGGGAAATCCCCTCGCCTTAAAAATTGTTACAACAACGATTTATGATTTGTTTGGGGGAAATGTTGGTGAATTTTTAGAACAAATTCAGCAAGGAACGGCGATTTTTGGCGATGTTAGAGATATATTAGAACAACAATTAGGACGAATTTCCGAACTCGAATTAGAAACCATGCACTGGTTAGCGATTAATCGAGAACCCTGTACCGTTGTTGATTTGAGAAAAGATTTATTATCGATTATTTCTCCGATTGAATTAATTGAAGCCTTAGAATCCTTGAGTCGGCGATCGTTGATTGAAAAAAGTGCTGGCAGCTTTACCCAGCAACCGGTTGTTATGGAATATATGATTGAGCGGTTAATTGAAAAAAATCTGCAAGAAATTGAAACGGAAACCATTAATATTTTAAATCAATATCCTTTAATTAAATCTCAAGCCAAAGATTATATCCGAGAAAGTCAAACTCGGTTAATTTTACAGCCAATTGTTCAAAAACTCTTAAGCCGTTATCGAATTTCAGGAGAACTGAACCAAAAGTTTAAAGTTCTGATTGAACGGTTAAAACAACATCGTCATTCTTCAGGTTATGGTGGCGGGAATATTATTAATCTTTGCCATAGTTTAGACTTAGATTTAGCGGATTATGACTTTTCTCAATTAACCATTTGGCAAGCGTATTTACAAGATGCTAATTTACAAAATGTTGATTTTTCCGGTTCCGATTTATCTCGATCTGTGTTTGCCAAAACCCTCGGTCATTCCCTCACCGTTGCTTTGGGTGCTAACGGAATTTTAGCTACTGGAGATGCCGAAGGTAAAATTATTTTATGGACAGTGGAAGACGGTCAACAACTGTTAGTTTGTCAAGGACAAGTCGGAGGAGTTAAGTCTGTCACCTTTAATCACGATGGGACTTTACTGGCGAGTGGGAGTGATGATGAAAGTGTGCGACTGTGGAAAGTCTCAACGGGAGAATGCTTAAACCGTTGGCGAGAACATCAAGGAAGCGTTAACTGTGTTTGTTTTAGTCCCGATGGGGATTGGTTGGCCAGTGGTAGTAATGACAAGACCGTCAGGGTTTGGGATACCCGTTCTGGACAGTGTGTGCATCACTTCACCGATCACACCGACAGCATTCGCACCATTGCCTTTAGTCCCGATGGTGATACCTTGGCGAGTTGCAGTGAGGATCAAACCGTTAAACTCTGGAATCTGCAAACGGGAGATTGTTTACGCACCTTCTATGGACATAACGCTTGGAATTGGGCCGTTACGTTTGTGCGTTCTGCTTCAATTCCGGGTAAAATTCATGCGATCGCCAGTAGTACCGATGAAGAAGCCGTCCGCCTTTGGGATGTAAATACGGGTCACAGTTTTCATACCTTTCACGGTCATCAAGACTCGGTGTGGATCGTGGTATTTAGTCCTGATGGAGAATTATTAGCCAGTAGCAGCGATGACCAAACCGTAAAACTTTGGAATCTGAGAAGGGGAACTTGTTTAAAAACCTTGCCCGGATTAGAAAGTCAAGTCTGCTCCTTAGCCTTTAGTCCCGATAGCCAAACCTTAGCGACGGGGAGTGTGGATCGCATGGTGCAGTTATGGGATGTGAAGACGGGACAACGGTTGAGAACCTTACGCGGTCATCGTCATCAGGTGTGGTCGTTTGTTCTGAGTCCCAATGGCAGACGTTTGGCCAGTGGTAGTGATGACGATAAGGTGCGACTCTGGGATGTACAGACGGGTCGCTGTCTCAAACAGTTACAAGGTCATCAGGACTGGGTATGGTCAGTCGCATTTAGTCCCGATGGAAGTTTAATCGCCAGTGGCAGTTATGACCGCACGGTGAAACTCTGGGATACTCAGACTGGGGAATGTTTGAAAACCTTGCATGGCCATAGCGATCGCATTCAAGCGGTAATGTTTAGTGCTGAAGGTAGGCTATTGGCGAGTGCCAGTGATGACCAAACGGTGAAACTTTGGGATGTGCAAACGGGTGAACTGTTACAAACCTTAGAAGGACATCAGCGTTGGGTGGGTTCAGTCGCCTTCAGTCCTCAAACTTCAATTTTAGCCAGTGGCAGTAATGACCAAACCATTCGACTGTGGGATGTGGAAACAGGCGACTGTTTGGCGGTTCTTGAAGGCCATAATGATCGGGTTCATGTTCTGACTTTTGCCTCGAAGGGTTCGATTTTAGTGAGTGGGAGTTATGATCGTTCGGTGAAATGTTGGGCTGTGGAAACCGGTGAATGTCTGCAAACTTGGCGGGGTGAAATTGAACGAGTCCAGGGAATTTTATTGACTCTTGAAGGTCAGATTTGGGTCAGTGGTAGTCATGATCATGATATTAGATTATGGGATATTGCGACGGGAAACTGTGTAAAACATTTAGAAGGCCATAGCCATCCTGTCTGGTCAGTTCATGTTGATGCTCAGGGCCATTTTCTAGCCAGTGGCAGTCATGATCAAGGAATTAAGGTTTGGGATTTACACACCCAGGAGTGTTTGAAAACCTTACGCGCTGATAAGCCTTACAATGGTTTGAATATTACGGGTGTGACGGGAATCACTACAGCACAAAAAGTTACATTGAAAGCGTTAGGCGCGGTGGATCTTAACCCAGAACGAATATTATAA
- a CDS encoding (2Fe-2S) ferredoxin domain-containing protein has product MCKSNKSYTEFNLTGTIKNVWIKEDKPKLMTLQTPVGLLLIKLSKAARMMGISNLAPGQEVRVKGQKKQDFKTGKIKLKAEQILPAFPPLSTLTPVFYDESKKTASEDLVFSSPLGVQSSNTSNILYSPIQKDCETSEICPSVIPGEPVQQPAVKPAKILICQKSDCRKRGGDAICTLLQQELAQRGLEDQVIIQKTGCLKKCKAGPNLVMLPDKTRYSKVEPEKIPALIEQHF; this is encoded by the coding sequence ATGTGTAAATCCAACAAAAGCTATACAGAATTTAACTTAACAGGAACGATCAAAAATGTGTGGATAAAAGAAGATAAACCTAAATTAATGACGCTACAAACTCCTGTAGGATTATTGCTGATTAAACTGTCTAAAGCAGCGCGGATGATGGGAATTTCTAATTTAGCTCCTGGTCAGGAGGTGCGGGTCAAAGGTCAGAAAAAACAAGATTTTAAAACCGGAAAGATTAAATTAAAAGCTGAACAGATACTTCCTGCTTTCCCACCCCTATCAACTTTAACTCCTGTATTCTATGATGAAAGCAAAAAAACTGCCTCTGAGGATTTAGTTTTTTCTTCGCCTTTGGGTGTTCAAAGTTCTAACACTTCTAATATTTTATATTCTCCAATTCAGAAAGACTGTGAAACCTCGGAAATTTGTCCTTCAGTTATTCCCGGTGAACCTGTACAACAGCCTGCGGTTAAACCTGCCAAAATCTTAATCTGTCAAAAATCTGATTGTCGTAAACGGGGAGGCGATGCGATTTGTACCCTATTGCAACAAGAATTAGCTCAACGGGGATTAGAAGATCAGGTAATAATTCAAAAAACAGGATGTTTGAAAAAATGTAAAGCTGGCCCTAATCTGGTGATGTTACCGGATAAAACCCGTTATAGTAAAGTTGAACCGGAAAAAATTCCCGCGTTGATTGAGCAACATTTTTAA
- the tkt gene encoding transketolase — translation MVVAAQSLEELCINSIRFLAIDAVEKAKSGHPGLPMGAAPMAFVLWDRFMRFNPKNPKWYNRDRFVLSAGHGSMLQYALLYLMGYDSVSLDDIKQFRQWHSQTPGHPENFVTAGVEVTTGPLGQGIANGVGLAMAEAHDAATFNKPDANLVDHYTYVILGDGCNMEGVSGEACSLAGHLGLGKLIALYDDNHISIDGNTEISFTEDVSKRFEAYGWHVQHVENGNTDLDAIADAIAKAKEVTDKPSFIKITTTIGYGSPNKQNTAGVHGAALGGDEVAATRKNLGWDYEPFVVPDDALAHFRKAVERGANLEGEWSKTWENYKAKYPQEAAEFERRISGKLPEGWEKALPTFTPQEKGKATRQYSEGVLNALAPVLPELIGGSADLTHSNLTEMKGFGNFQKGQYQNRNLRFGVREHGMGAICNGIGLHYSGLIPYCATFLVFADYMRAAIRLSALSEIGVIYVMTHDSIALGEDGPTHQPVETIASLRAIPELLVMRPADGNETSGAYKVAVENRNRPTLIALTRQALPNLNGSSVDVVSKGAYVLSDSEGTPDLILIGTGSEVSLCVEAAEKLTAEGKKVRVVSMPCWELFEEQDAAYKESVLPKAVTTRLVVEAASRFGWERYIGDQGDMISIDRFGASAPGNVLMEKFGFTVENVLDKAKALLG, via the coding sequence ATGGTTGTTGCAGCCCAATCACTTGAAGAACTTTGCATTAATTCGATTCGCTTCCTTGCCATTGATGCCGTAGAAAAGGCAAAATCTGGCCACCCTGGATTACCTATGGGTGCTGCGCCGATGGCATTTGTGTTGTGGGATCGGTTTATGCGGTTCAATCCTAAAAATCCTAAATGGTATAACCGCGATCGCTTCGTCCTGTCAGCCGGTCATGGCTCAATGTTGCAATATGCCCTACTGTATCTAATGGGATACGATAGCGTTTCCTTAGACGATATCAAACAATTTCGTCAGTGGCATTCTCAGACTCCTGGCCACCCAGAAAACTTTGTTACCGCCGGGGTTGAAGTCACCACTGGCCCATTAGGTCAAGGGATTGCCAATGGTGTTGGGTTAGCTATGGCCGAAGCCCATGACGCTGCGACCTTCAATAAACCCGATGCCAACTTGGTAGACCATTATACCTATGTGATTTTAGGGGATGGTTGCAACATGGAAGGGGTTTCGGGTGAAGCCTGTTCTTTAGCTGGACACCTGGGACTCGGTAAATTAATTGCCCTCTACGACGATAACCATATTTCCATTGATGGAAATACCGAGATTTCCTTTACTGAAGATGTCAGCAAACGCTTTGAAGCCTATGGTTGGCACGTTCAGCACGTTGAAAATGGCAACACTGATTTAGATGCCATTGCAGATGCGATTGCCAAAGCGAAGGAAGTCACCGATAAACCGTCTTTCATTAAAATTACCACCACCATTGGCTACGGGTCTCCTAACAAACAAAACACCGCCGGCGTTCACGGGGCTGCTTTAGGGGGAGATGAAGTAGCAGCCACTCGGAAAAATCTGGGTTGGGACTATGAACCCTTTGTGGTTCCCGATGATGCCTTAGCTCATTTCCGCAAAGCCGTTGAACGCGGGGCCAATTTGGAAGGAGAATGGAGCAAAACTTGGGAAAACTACAAAGCCAAATATCCCCAAGAAGCCGCTGAATTTGAACGTCGCATTAGTGGAAAACTCCCCGAAGGTTGGGAAAAAGCCCTACCGACCTTTACCCCCCAAGAAAAAGGTAAAGCTACCCGTCAATACTCAGAAGGGGTTCTGAATGCCTTAGCCCCCGTTCTGCCTGAATTGATTGGAGGTTCGGCGGACTTAACCCACTCCAACTTAACGGAAATGAAAGGGTTTGGTAATTTCCAAAAAGGACAATATCAAAACCGTAACCTGCGTTTCGGTGTCCGTGAACACGGAATGGGTGCAATTTGTAATGGAATTGGTCTGCATTACTCTGGTTTAATTCCCTATTGCGCGACGTTCTTAGTGTTTGCAGACTATATGCGGGCGGCGATTCGTTTATCCGCCTTATCAGAAATCGGTGTTATCTATGTGATGACCCATGACTCCATCGCCCTTGGGGAAGATGGCCCCACCCACCAACCCGTCGAAACCATTGCGTCCCTGCGGGCTATTCCTGAGTTGTTGGTGATGCGTCCGGCGGATGGGAATGAAACCTCTGGTGCTTATAAAGTCGCCGTTGAAAATCGGAATCGTCCCACCCTGATTGCGTTAACTCGTCAAGCGTTACCGAACTTAAACGGTAGTTCCGTTGATGTGGTCAGCAAAGGCGCTTATGTTCTGTCTGACTCGGAAGGCACTCCCGATTTAATTTTGATCGGAACTGGAAGCGAAGTGTCTTTGTGTGTGGAAGCCGCCGAAAAATTAACGGCTGAAGGTAAGAAAGTTCGGGTGGTTTCTATGCCTTGTTGGGAACTGTTTGAAGAACAAGATGCCGCTTACAAAGAATCTGTGTTACCTAAAGCCGTGACAACACGGTTAGTGGTGGAAGCTGCCAGCCGTTTCGGTTGGGAACGCTATATTGGCGATCAAGGCGACATGATCAGCATTGATCGCTTTGGTGCTTCTGCTCCGGGTAACGTGTTGATGGAGAAATTTGGTTTCACCGTTGAGAATGTTTTAGACAAAGCGAAAGCCTTATTAGGTTAA
- a CDS encoding thioredoxin family protein, with the protein MNENPLHSTISTQPSDLAKRIRNFLIAMAAIILAVAVFLGVRMDATSTSLPQLAEESVPMDVALRNGKPTLIEFYANWCTSCQAMAPELHEIKQQYAEQLNFVMLNVDNSKWLPELLKYRVDGIPHFVYLNQNADTIAQTIGEIPRNILEANLDALIAENPLPYTQSIGQVSAFNSPLTPDKPSTVDPRSHGAQVQ; encoded by the coding sequence ATGAACGAAAATCCATTGCATTCAACAATATCAACTCAACCCTCCGATTTAGCCAAACGCATTAGAAACTTTTTAATTGCCATGGCTGCGATTATTTTGGCTGTCGCCGTTTTCCTGGGGGTACGGATGGATGCGACCTCAACCTCCCTACCTCAACTCGCTGAAGAATCTGTTCCGATGGATGTCGCCTTGAGGAATGGAAAACCCACCTTAATTGAATTTTATGCCAATTGGTGTACCAGTTGCCAAGCAATGGCTCCAGAATTGCATGAAATTAAACAGCAATATGCTGAACAACTGAATTTTGTTATGTTGAATGTGGATAATAGTAAATGGTTGCCTGAACTACTGAAATATCGAGTTGATGGAATTCCTCATTTTGTTTATTTGAATCAAAATGCTGATACCATTGCACAAACTATTGGTGAAATTCCTCGAAATATCCTAGAGGCAAATTTAGATGCTTTAATTGCTGAAAATCCTCTCCCCTATACTCAATCAATAGGTCAAGTTTCTGCCTTTAATTCTCCTCTGACTCCCGATAAACCAAGTACGGTTGATCCCCGTTCTCATGGTGCTCAAGTTCAATAA
- a CDS encoding NIL domain-containing protein: MKKRVTLTFPKRSIQMPITYRLAKDFNVAANIIRAQVAPNQEGKLVVELSGDIDELEAAIEWMQTQNIGVSLVGREILIDEESCVDCGLCTGVCPTEALTLNPETFYLTFTRSRCIVCEQCIPTCPVQAISTNL; encoded by the coding sequence ATGAAAAAAAGAGTAACTTTAACCTTTCCCAAACGATCTATTCAAATGCCGATTACCTATCGATTGGCAAAAGATTTTAATGTAGCTGCTAATATTATTCGGGCTCAAGTCGCCCCCAATCAAGAGGGAAAATTAGTGGTAGAATTGTCAGGGGATATTGATGAACTAGAAGCAGCTATTGAATGGATGCAAACTCAAAATATTGGGGTTTCTTTAGTAGGACGAGAGATTTTAATTGATGAAGAGAGTTGTGTTGATTGTGGATTATGTACTGGAGTCTGTCCGACAGAAGCCTTAACGCTCAATCCTGAAACCTTTTATTTGACGTTTACCCGCTCACGATGTATTGTTTGTGAACAATGTATTCCAACCTGTCCCGTTCAAGCGATTTCAACGAATCTCTAA
- a CDS encoding GIY-YIG nuclease family protein: MTNPTEIPPLNSLDYISYLDENGRIPDLLQGQIGVYAIFNQDKILQYVGYSRDIYLSLKQHFVRQYQGCYWLKLQTITRPNRTILEEIKAAWIAENGSIPLGNAEDEILWNHPIQVKPLMTAEEKIAYENNDEIGQEKLLKQVARRVEEQILTQLQERGLQEEIRFNPKLKSNGLLDLK, encoded by the coding sequence ATGACTAATCCAACTGAAATTCCTCCTCTCAATAGTTTAGACTATATATCCTATTTGGATGAAAACGGCAGAATCCCTGACTTGCTTCAGGGTCAAATTGGTGTTTATGCCATTTTTAATCAAGATAAAATTTTACAATATGTCGGATATTCCAGAGATATTTATCTGAGTTTAAAGCAACATTTTGTTCGGCAATATCAAGGTTGTTATTGGCTGAAGTTACAAACAATTACTCGTCCAAATCGAACAATTTTAGAAGAAATTAAAGCAGCTTGGATTGCTGAAAATGGTTCAATTCCTCTGGGAAATGCAGAAGATGAAATTCTTTGGAATCATCCCATTCAAGTCAAACCTTTAATGACAGCCGAAGAAAAAATAGCTTATGAAAACAACGATGAAATCGGTCAAGAAAAACTGTTAAAACAAGTTGCTCGTCGTGTGGAAGAGCAAATTTTAACTCAACTCCAAGAACGGGGATTACAAGAAGAAATTCGCTTTAATCCCAAACTCAAAAGTAATGGATTATTAGATTTAAAATAA
- the hrcA gene encoding heat-inducible transcriptional repressor HrcA, translating into MFTQVHLTERHHHILWATIRHYIATAEPVGSKALVEEYNLKVSPATIRNSMGVLERAGLLYQPHTSAGRVPSDSGYRIYVDKLITPSETVADEALQLLREQLSLKNCSLEAVLRGASQILSTLSGYITLVTLPQRITTRLRHLHLVSIEPGKIMLVVVTDSYQTQSSLIELSSPNYPANSNTMGVNPLPENEEVLEQELQLISNFLNAQLRGKSISELSTLDCTELDREFQRYSDFLRKLLTDLSYRSQTPEYTRILISGIAEVLHLPEFSQLQQVKTLMHLLEEEQEQLWPLIFPPSQTERVTVRIGSENPLEPIQGCTLVSAQYRRDNIPVGSVGILGPTRMMYENAIAVVEAAADYLSEALS; encoded by the coding sequence ATGTTTACACAAGTGCATTTAACAGAGCGACATCATCATATCCTGTGGGCAACGATTCGTCACTATATTGCGACGGCTGAACCTGTTGGTTCTAAAGCGTTGGTGGAGGAATACAACCTCAAAGTCAGTCCCGCAACCATCCGCAATAGTATGGGGGTCTTGGAACGCGCCGGACTCCTGTATCAACCCCATACCTCCGCCGGACGAGTTCCCTCAGATTCAGGTTATCGAATTTATGTTGATAAATTAATTACGCCTTCAGAAACTGTTGCAGATGAAGCTCTGCAATTATTACGCGAACAACTGAGTTTAAAAAACTGTAGTTTGGAGGCGGTTTTACGGGGTGCATCGCAAATTTTATCGACTTTGAGTGGGTATATTACATTAGTAACATTACCCCAACGAATTACAACCCGGTTGCGACATTTACACCTGGTTTCGATAGAACCCGGAAAAATTATGTTAGTCGTGGTGACGGATTCCTATCAAACCCAATCGAGTTTAATTGAATTATCTTCTCCGAATTACCCTGCTAATTCTAACACAATGGGAGTTAATCCGCTACCCGAAAATGAAGAAGTTTTAGAACAAGAATTACAATTAATTTCCAATTTTTTAAATGCTCAACTGAGAGGAAAATCAATTTCTGAACTCTCGACTTTAGATTGTACAGAATTAGATCGAGAATTTCAACGGTATTCAGATTTTTTACGAAAATTATTAACGGATTTAAGTTATCGTAGCCAAACCCCAGAATATACTCGAATTCTAATTAGTGGAATTGCGGAAGTTTTACATTTACCCGAATTTTCGCAATTGCAACAGGTGAAAACTTTAATGCACTTATTAGAAGAAGAACAGGAACAATTGTGGCCGTTAATTTTTCCCCCCTCCCAAACTGAACGGGTTACAGTTCGGATTGGGTCAGAAAATCCCTTAGAACCCATTCAAGGCTGTACTCTGGTTTCGGCTCAATATCGACGGGATAATATTCCGGTGGGCAGTGTGGGAATTTTAGGCCCGACTCGGATGATGTATGAAAATGCCATCGCCGTTGTTGAAGCCGCTGCTGATTATTTGTCGGAAGCACTGAGTTAA
- a CDS encoding DUF1622 domain-containing protein, whose translation MVGLEPLENSLFSFVHLLRFGLEAISAFCVFLGLITTLKIALKAFQRRLVFPFIELRLHFGTWLALALEFQLGADIVSTTITPSFQVLGQLAAIAVIRTFLNYFLNKELESETNFQKKLEEKSSIQEL comes from the coding sequence ATGGTCGGTTTAGAACCCTTAGAAAATAGTTTATTTTCCTTTGTCCATCTCCTGAGATTTGGCTTAGAAGCAATTTCGGCTTTTTGCGTATTTTTAGGATTAATTACCACCTTAAAAATTGCCCTAAAGGCTTTCCAGCGAAGGCTGGTTTTTCCCTTTATAGAATTACGTCTCCACTTTGGAACGTGGTTAGCCTTAGCCTTGGAATTTCAATTGGGTGCGGATATTGTTTCTACCACGATTACACCCTCTTTTCAGGTATTAGGACAGTTAGCGGCAATTGCTGTGATTCGGACATTTTTAAATTATTTTTTGAATAAAGAACTGGAAAGTGAAACTAACTTTCAGAAAAAGCTAGAGGAGAAATCTTCTATTCAAGAATTATAA
- a CDS encoding glycerophosphodiester phosphodiesterase, producing MDLEIIAHRGFSVMAPENTLVAFSAALQQGADSLEFDVQVSADGIPVIFHDELLNRITGTSGKVSEKTVAELKELDAGSWFAERFAGESIPTLEDAIATFQNVKDFLYFDIKPNHQWLEEEVQKLGEFLVQNNLLNKSIMTSFNENFLDQIRHYHPEIPLGYFLIGFNQFEEQLQKAINKGNSILSIHYPIVLQHPEIVTQSQNQGVDIVVWTVDDLNDFNTLVNLGVKRIITNSLIGSYLKS from the coding sequence ATGGATTTAGAAATTATTGCTCATCGGGGGTTTTCAGTGATGGCACCTGAAAATACCCTGGTTGCGTTTAGTGCAGCTTTACAGCAGGGGGCAGATTCTCTGGAATTTGATGTACAAGTTTCTGCGGATGGAATTCCTGTCATTTTTCATGATGAATTGTTAAATCGAATTACGGGAACATCGGGTAAAGTTTCCGAGAAAACTGTTGCAGAACTCAAAGAATTAGATGCAGGTTCGTGGTTTGCTGAACGATTTGCTGGAGAAAGTATTCCCACATTAGAAGATGCGATCGCTACTTTTCAAAATGTTAAGGATTTTTTATATTTTGATATTAAACCAAATCATCAATGGTTAGAGGAAGAAGTTCAAAAGTTAGGAGAATTTTTAGTTCAAAATAATCTCCTTAATAAATCAATTATGACTTCTTTTAATGAAAATTTTTTAGATCAAATTCGTCACTATCATCCTGAAATACCCCTCGGATATTTTTTAATTGGTTTTAATCAGTTTGAAGAACAGCTTCAAAAAGCAATTAACAAAGGAAATTCGATTTTAAGCATCCATTATCCGATTGTATTACAACATCCAGAAATCGTAACCCAAAGTCAAAATCAAGGAGTCGATATTGTGGTTTGGACGGTGGATGATCTCAATGATTTTAACACCTTAGTTAATTTAGGCGTTAAGCGGATTATTACCAATTCATTAATAGGAAGTTATTTGAAATCCTGA